Proteins encoded together in one Rhodospirillaceae bacterium window:
- a CDS encoding cysteine desulfurase — protein MSSSVPILKRNPGDDALVGRELFPLLRNNPGLVYLDSASSAQKPGVVIDRLTRFYSGEYANIHRGLYPLSEGASEAYDQARGRVARFLGAEKDEIIFTHNATEGINLVAHAYGDSNLKSGDLVLTSLLEHHANIVPWQLLKDRKRLRLAAIPIDSRGDIDLERYEMLLSREPKIVCITAAANTIGTVTPLKTIIAMAHRAGALVMVDAAQAAPHFVLDVKALGCDFLTVTGHKLYGPDGIGALYVKAKLLDALPPFMGGGGMIRSVSIDHTEFANGPRRFEAGTPAIGAALALSTALDFIEAIGFSAIAAHDAALFSHAAERLPEIAGLKIIGAPASHIGIISFTIDGLHPHDIGTLLGESGVCLRAGHHCAQPLMEHLGLAGTARISFGVHNTRDDVDHLVDSLARVRQMLR, from the coding sequence ATGTCGAGTTCGGTTCCCATTCTGAAGCGAAATCCCGGCGACGACGCCCTGGTCGGGCGCGAGCTATTTCCGCTGCTCCGCAACAATCCGGGCCTGGTCTATCTCGACAGCGCCTCCAGCGCCCAGAAACCCGGCGTTGTGATCGACCGGCTGACCCGGTTCTACAGCGGCGAATACGCCAATATCCACCGCGGCCTTTACCCCCTGAGCGAGGGGGCGAGCGAGGCCTATGACCAGGCTCGGGGGCGCGTTGCGCGCTTTCTCGGCGCCGAGAAGGACGAGATCATCTTCACCCACAACGCCACCGAGGGCATCAACCTGGTGGCGCATGCCTATGGCGACAGCAATCTGAAGTCGGGGGACCTTGTCCTCACCTCGCTCCTTGAACATCACGCCAATATCGTCCCCTGGCAGTTGCTCAAGGATCGCAAGCGCCTGCGGCTGGCCGCCATTCCCATCGATTCCAGGGGCGATATTGACCTCGAACGCTATGAGATGCTGCTGTCGCGCGAACCCAAGATCGTCTGCATCACCGCCGCCGCCAACACGATCGGCACGGTCACACCGCTCAAGACAATCATTGCGATGGCGCATCGCGCGGGTGCCCTGGTCATGGTGGATGCAGCCCAGGCGGCACCCCATTTCGTCCTCGATGTGAAGGCGCTGGGTTGCGATTTCCTCACCGTCACGGGCCACAAGCTCTACGGACCCGATGGGATCGGCGCACTTTACGTCAAGGCGAAGCTTCTCGACGCACTCCCACCCTTCATGGGGGGCGGGGGCATGATCCGGTCAGTCAGCATCGATCACACTGAGTTCGCCAACGGGCCGCGCCGCTTCGAGGCCGGAACGCCGGCCATCGGCGCCGCCCTTGCGCTGTCAACGGCGCTCGACTTCATCGAAGCGATCGGATTTTCGGCGATTGCCGCCCACGATGCGGCCCTGTTCAGCCATGCCGCGGAACGCCTGCCCGAGATCGCGGGTCTCAAGATCATCGGCGCGCCGGCGTCGCATATCGGTATCATTTCCTTCACCATCGACGGACTGCATCCCCACGACATCGGGACCTTGTTGGGTGAGAGCGGCGTCTGCCTCCGCGCCGGGCATCATTGCGCACAGCCATTGATGGAGCATCTGGGTCTTGCCGGCACGGCCCGCATCTCCTTCGGCGTCCACAATACGCGCGACGATGTCGACCATCTGGTTGACAGCCTCGCCCGCGTGCGGCAGATGCTGCGCTAG
- a CDS encoding S9 family peptidase, producing MSKPFDLAAFDPFLDRLLDLPTIYTAGLSPDGTQLAWIWSKLGPTTQLWWQPADGSLAPRCLVDDGRDCDDLIWARDSRSVIVGQSSGGDERTSLLQVFLDGRPARRLTPEEPDYYIHGGQLLADNRHLVYAANVDPETCEEIEPALVYRHDIETGTKRVLARPEKAAFMWPAVSPDDKHVLYERKDRDPSGCQLWLASVDGSGDREIVNVGDKAKVDGAWTPDGKRIVLAAEGTTHRRIGLYHLEDGRIDWLLDDPTRNIEDAVWLRRTDHLIIEEVRDARAIISLLDPASRVEQPFRPGAGTFDPIGMTADGHWIAWHYAAQFPTRLVRLEKTAPYAVAGVLAEHPTRPGIAASDLAAAEDYRWKSVDGLDIQGWLYRARQPRGTILLVHGGPTHHDEDEFDVEIQYYVACGFHVLTPNYRGSTGFGLAYEEAIKQQGWGGLEQADIRAGAEELIRDGIATRGRIGITGTSYGGYSSWWAITHFPTDIIAAAAPICGMTDLVVDYETTRPDLRPYSEEMMGGSPQQAPARYRERSPIHFVGNIKGKLLIIQGDNDPNVTPQNVTDVISRLKAAGIDYELLTFDDEGHGIGRPANQRILYRRIADFFARAFAAS from the coding sequence ATGAGCAAACCTTTCGACCTCGCCGCTTTCGATCCGTTCCTGGACCGGCTGCTGGATCTGCCGACCATCTACACCGCTGGCCTCTCGCCGGACGGGACCCAGCTTGCCTGGATCTGGTCGAAGCTCGGCCCCACGACGCAGCTCTGGTGGCAGCCGGCCGATGGCAGCCTTGCGCCGCGTTGCCTCGTCGATGACGGCCGCGATTGCGACGATCTCATCTGGGCGCGGGACAGCCGCTCGGTCATCGTCGGCCAGTCGAGCGGCGGCGATGAGCGCACCAGTTTGCTGCAGGTCTTTCTCGACGGGAGGCCCGCCCGGCGCCTGACGCCGGAGGAGCCCGACTATTACATCCATGGTGGCCAGTTGCTGGCCGACAATCGGCATCTGGTCTATGCCGCCAATGTCGATCCCGAGACCTGCGAGGAGATCGAGCCGGCTTTGGTCTATCGCCACGATATCGAGACCGGCACGAAGCGCGTGCTGGCGCGGCCCGAGAAGGCTGCCTTCATGTGGCCTGCCGTCTCGCCTGATGACAAGCATGTGCTTTACGAACGCAAGGATCGCGATCCCTCCGGCTGCCAGCTCTGGCTCGCCTCGGTGGATGGCAGCGGCGATCGCGAGATCGTCAATGTCGGCGACAAGGCCAAGGTCGACGGCGCCTGGACGCCGGACGGAAAGCGCATCGTGCTGGCGGCGGAGGGCACAACGCATCGCCGCATCGGCCTCTATCACCTGGAGGATGGCCGCATCGACTGGCTGCTCGACGATCCGACCCGCAATATCGAGGACGCCGTCTGGCTGCGCCGCACCGACCACCTCATCATCGAGGAAGTACGCGACGCCCGGGCCATCATCTCGCTGCTCGATCCGGCGTCGCGCGTGGAGCAGCCCTTCAGGCCCGGTGCCGGCACCTTCGATCCCATCGGCATGACCGCCGACGGTCACTGGATCGCCTGGCATTATGCAGCACAGTTTCCGACCCGGCTGGTGCGGCTGGAGAAAACGGCACCCTATGCCGTGGCGGGTGTCTTGGCCGAGCATCCGACCCGGCCCGGTATCGCCGCGTCGGACCTGGCGGCAGCCGAGGATTATCGTTGGAAATCAGTGGACGGGCTCGACATCCAGGGTTGGCTCTACCGCGCAAGACAACCGCGCGGCACGATCCTGCTGGTCCATGGTGGCCCCACCCATCACGACGAAGACGAGTTCGATGTCGAGATCCAGTATTACGTCGCCTGCGGCTTCCATGTGCTGACGCCGAACTATCGCGGCTCCACCGGTTTCGGCCTTGCCTATGAGGAGGCGATCAAGCAACAGGGCTGGGGCGGGCTGGAACAGGCGGATATCCGCGCCGGCGCCGAGGAACTGATCCGCGACGGCATCGCGACGCGCGGCCGGATCGGCATCACCGGCACATCCTATGGCGGCTATTCCTCCTGGTGGGCGATCACGCATTTCCCGACCGACATCATCGCCGCCGCGGCACCCATCTGCGGCATGACCGATCTCGTGGTCGACTACGAAACCACGCGCCCGGATCTCCGGCCTTATTCCGAGGAGATGATGGGTGGCTCGCCGCAACAGGCGCCGGCGCGTTACCGGGAACGCTCGCCCATCCATTTCGTCGGCAACATCAAGGGCAAGCTGCTGATCATCCAGGGCGACAACGATCCCAACGTGACGCCGCAGAACGTGACCGACGTGATTTCGCGGCTGAAGGCCGCCGGCATCGATTATGAGCTGCTGACCTTCGACGATGAGGGCCATGGCATCGGCCGGCCGGCGAATCAGCGCATCCTCTATCGCCGCATCGCCGATTTCTTCGCGCGGGCCTTCGCCGCATCATGA
- a CDS encoding S9 family peptidase has protein sequence MIQQFTDLAASWSRYGVSWTPHVSKDGRMLAWSWSGPTDSANVWVAPTDGSAPPRRVTEGSDHFFVNGISADGGTLILAQGKGGNEHDRLFRLDLASCGHPEPLTPAQDDHYVFGGALHPDGHSLLYTADYDYEKRVVTDGSWLYVQDLATGARRVLVRAHSIVDRSPEISPDGTRVLYHRGDIHPAGTQVWLVNWDGAGDREIYSAGDRLRAYGYWLDEGRILLLADTETHMRLGILDIDGDAIEWIIDDPERGIENIVVGHDGREVMLVEFVEGCLTPWLLDLETYQARRVELAGRSILPLQQCPDGSWIVETYTSSGPHAFLRLDPATGSAVLLASQLEQRSYVTAQDFRWVSGDGEKVQGWLYEPVGESRGLIVWVHGGPTWHSEDWAHPVLQFLVQAGFTVLDPNYRGSTGFGRRFRELIKEDGWGGREQDDIRAGIEALIAAGKARRGSIGVAGLSYGGYSSWVAITRFADLVDAASPICGMYELGIDYHNTEMPHGRAYSEEMMGGTPEQFPDRYFNASPRNFVDRIKGKLLIVHGLADSNVSPTNTEAAVKDLDTRNIPYRLLTFPDEGHGIYKAGNRARWLAETADFFAAAFSR, from the coding sequence ATGATCCAGCAATTCACCGATCTTGCCGCAAGCTGGTCGCGCTATGGCGTGAGCTGGACACCCCATGTCTCCAAGGACGGTCGGATGCTGGCCTGGTCCTGGAGCGGCCCCACGGACAGTGCCAATGTCTGGGTGGCGCCGACCGATGGCTCGGCACCGCCGCGTCGCGTCACCGAGGGCAGCGACCATTTCTTCGTCAACGGCATCAGCGCCGATGGCGGCACGCTCATCCTGGCGCAGGGCAAGGGCGGCAATGAACATGACCGCCTGTTCCGCCTCGACCTCGCTTCGTGTGGTCATCCTGAGCCGCTGACGCCGGCTCAGGATGACCACTACGTCTTTGGCGGCGCGCTGCATCCCGATGGGCACTCGCTCCTCTACACGGCCGACTATGATTATGAGAAGCGGGTGGTCACCGATGGGTCCTGGCTCTATGTCCAGGACCTCGCCACAGGCGCGCGCCGCGTGCTGGTCCGAGCCCATTCCATCGTCGACCGCAGCCCGGAGATCAGTCCCGACGGCACGCGCGTGCTCTATCATCGCGGCGACATTCACCCGGCGGGCACACAGGTCTGGCTGGTGAACTGGGACGGCGCGGGCGACCGGGAAATCTACAGCGCCGGCGACCGCCTGCGCGCCTATGGGTATTGGCTGGACGAGGGCCGCATCCTGCTGCTGGCGGATACCGAGACGCATATGCGGCTCGGCATCCTCGATATCGACGGCGACGCGATCGAGTGGATTATCGACGACCCGGAGCGCGGCATCGAAAATATCGTGGTCGGTCATGACGGACGCGAGGTCATGCTGGTGGAGTTTGTCGAGGGTTGCTTGACGCCCTGGCTGCTCGACCTCGAAACCTATCAGGCGCGCAGGGTCGAGCTTGCGGGCCGGAGCATCCTCCCGCTCCAGCAATGCCCGGACGGCAGTTGGATTGTCGAAACCTACACCTCCAGCGGACCGCACGCGTTCCTGCGCCTTGATCCCGCGACCGGCAGTGCCGTGCTGCTGGCGTCTCAACTGGAACAGCGCAGCTATGTCACCGCCCAGGATTTCCGCTGGGTCTCCGGCGATGGCGAGAAAGTGCAGGGCTGGCTCTACGAACCCGTCGGTGAGAGCCGCGGCCTCATCGTCTGGGTCCATGGCGGCCCCACCTGGCACAGCGAGGATTGGGCGCATCCGGTGCTGCAGTTCCTGGTCCAGGCGGGATTCACCGTGCTCGACCCCAACTATCGCGGCTCGACCGGTTTCGGCCGGCGCTTTCGGGAGTTGATCAAGGAGGATGGCTGGGGCGGCCGTGAACAAGACGATATCCGCGCCGGAATCGAGGCGCTCATCGCTGCTGGCAAGGCGCGGCGGGGCAGCATCGGCGTCGCCGGCCTTTCTTATGGCGGCTATTCATCCTGGGTGGCGATCACGCGGTTTGCCGATCTGGTCGATGCGGCCTCGCCCATCTGCGGCATGTATGAACTCGGCATCGATTACCACAACACCGAAATGCCCCATGGCCGCGCCTATAGCGAGGAGATGATGGGCGGGACGCCGGAACAGTTTCCGGACCGCTATTTCAACGCCTCGCCACGCAATTTCGTGGACCGGATCAAGGGGAAGCTGCTGATCGTGCATGGTCTTGCCGACAGCAATGTTTCGCCCACCAATACCGAGGCCGCGGTCAAGGATCTGGATACCCGCAACATACCCTACCGGCTGCTGACCTTCCCCGATGAAGGCCATGGCATCTACAAGGCCGGCAACCGCGCCCGCTGGTTGGCCGAGACGGCCGATTTCTTTGCCGCTGCCTTCAGCAGGTAG
- a CDS encoding Fe2+-dependent dioxygenase has protein sequence MIVIIPDVLSVEEQQKLKDLAAQTNFVDGKETAGFRAKLVKNNEQVAKDATNKKQLQEIVIGALNRSKEFRRGAVPHRIRPPLISRYRPGMTYGAHVDDALMGASANRERTDVSVTVFINDATEYEGGELVIHSPYGPQEVKLPARFAVVYPSGTLHEVLEVTKGERLVAVTWVQSYVRDERQRQFLSDALEIRDKLHVLDPKAPETDMAFRLYTNLLRMWAET, from the coding sequence ATGATCGTGATCATCCCCGATGTCCTCAGCGTCGAAGAACAGCAGAAGCTGAAGGACCTGGCCGCGCAGACGAACTTTGTCGACGGCAAGGAAACCGCCGGATTCCGCGCCAAGCTGGTCAAGAACAACGAGCAGGTGGCCAAGGACGCCACCAACAAGAAGCAGTTGCAGGAAATCGTCATCGGCGCGCTCAACCGCTCGAAGGAATTCCGCCGTGGCGCCGTGCCGCACCGCATCCGCCCGCCGCTCATCAGCCGCTATCGCCCGGGCATGACCTATGGCGCCCATGTCGACGATGCGCTGATGGGCGCCTCCGCCAATCGCGAACGCACCGACGTGTCGGTCACCGTCTTCATCAACGATGCTACGGAATATGAGGGGGGCGAATTGGTGATCCATTCGCCCTATGGACCGCAGGAAGTGAAGCTGCCCGCCCGCTTTGCCGTGGTCTATCCCTCCGGCACGCTGCATGAGGTCCTGGAAGTCACCAAGGGCGAGCGGCTGGTGGCCGTTACCTGGGTGCAATCCTATGTGCGCGACGAGCGCCAGCGCCAGTTCCTGTCGGATGCGCTGGAGATTCGCGACAAGCTGCACGTGCTCGATCCCAAGGCGCCGGAGACGGACATGGCGTTCCGCCTCTACACCAACCTGCTGCGCATGTGGGCCGAGACCTGA
- a CDS encoding extracellular solute-binding protein: MTGKTRDGKGGFGRVSRRNFVAGASALGVGVGLTPFLNRRAQASTEVKVLNWQGYGTDEKWALEAFKKATGLDVVHEYYNSESEMITKLQTNPGAYDVIVTNSAWNGRATEQGVIQPIDTAQVSNFADLNPSFRDSPLLNVDGKTYGVAWVWGITAVAYSTDVYKDVPTSIEALWDAKNAKRVSVRDDAIEAVSFAAIATGQDMNHPTDLAKVKEKLLALKPNLAMLWTSEDDWNKQFQAKAFDLSVYWSGSALRSKTNFKLPVGYVVPDEGAVGWFDGLAIGKDAPNAEGAHKFINYMIEPTYYVEWATKVGAPASANPKAMAALPDSDPSKAFYSDEAAIKRLQFMAPLSDQERQDFSDLWAEVKTEYAK; the protein is encoded by the coding sequence ATGACTGGGAAGACGCGGGACGGTAAAGGCGGTTTCGGCAGAGTGTCGCGGCGCAACTTTGTGGCCGGCGCATCGGCGCTGGGTGTGGGCGTTGGCCTGACACCTTTCCTCAACCGGCGGGCGCAGGCCAGCACCGAGGTCAAGGTCCTCAACTGGCAAGGTTATGGCACGGACGAGAAATGGGCGCTTGAGGCGTTCAAGAAGGCAACCGGCCTCGACGTGGTGCATGAATACTACAACTCCGAATCGGAGATGATCACCAAGCTGCAGACCAATCCCGGCGCCTATGACGTCATCGTCACCAATTCCGCCTGGAACGGCCGCGCTACCGAGCAGGGTGTCATCCAGCCGATCGACACGGCCCAGGTCAGCAACTTCGCCGACCTCAACCCGTCCTTCCGCGATTCGCCGCTGCTCAATGTCGACGGCAAGACCTATGGTGTCGCCTGGGTCTGGGGCATCACCGCCGTCGCCTATTCGACCGACGTCTACAAGGACGTGCCGACATCGATCGAAGCCCTGTGGGATGCCAAGAACGCCAAGCGCGTCTCGGTCCGCGACGACGCCATCGAAGCGGTGAGCTTCGCCGCCATCGCCACCGGCCAGGACATGAACCACCCCACGGATCTTGCCAAGGTGAAGGAAAAGCTCCTGGCCTTGAAGCCGAACCTCGCCATGCTGTGGACGTCGGAAGACGATTGGAACAAGCAGTTCCAGGCCAAGGCGTTCGACCTCTCGGTCTATTGGAGCGGCTCGGCGCTGCGCAGCAAGACCAACTTCAAGCTGCCGGTCGGCTATGTCGTGCCGGACGAAGGTGCGGTGGGCTGGTTTGACGGTCTTGCGATCGGCAAGGACGCGCCCAATGCCGAAGGCGCCCACAAGTTCATCAACTACATGATCGAACCGACCTATTACGTCGAATGGGCAACCAAGGTCGGCGCCCCGGCCTCGGCCAATCCCAAGGCCATGGCGGCATTGCCCGACAGCGATCCGTCGAAGGCCTTCTACTCGGACGAAGCGGCCATCAAGCGGCTGCAGTTCATGGCCCCGCTCAGCGACCAGGAACGGCAGGATTTCTCCGATCTTTGGGCCGAAGTGAAGACCGAGTACGCGAAGTAA
- a CDS encoding ABC transporter permease, which translates to MTPTTRTRWAILSLTGPAYLWLACTIFLPIAAMLALSFLDKSPLVPKPASFTLANYGAFFGKPFYWSLTRWSIELGFWVTLFSFLIGYPAAYALAKRVKGRWREAIFLLIVLPFWSNALVRIFSWTMVLRSNGIIDLGVQSIFPGAPTVDLLFTYPAVVIGLVHSYLPYMILTCYIALQAIDDSLIEAGRSLGASKLTTFRRVVLPLSLPGIISGSALIFVPVIGSFMEPRILGGTKGATLGMNIEEQFTVTANWPLGAALSFILLAIVLIIFGVLYPFLRKQGGAA; encoded by the coding sequence ATGACACCGACGACGCGCACGCGCTGGGCCATTCTCAGCCTGACCGGACCCGCTTACCTCTGGCTGGCCTGCACGATCTTCTTGCCGATCGCCGCCATGCTGGCGCTGAGCTTTCTCGATAAATCGCCGCTCGTCCCCAAGCCCGCCAGTTTCACCCTCGCCAATTACGGCGCCTTTTTTGGGAAGCCCTTCTACTGGTCGCTGACGCGCTGGTCGATCGAGCTCGGCTTCTGGGTCACCCTGTTCTCGTTCCTGATCGGCTATCCCGCCGCCTATGCCTTGGCCAAGCGCGTCAAGGGCCGCTGGCGCGAAGCGATTTTCCTGCTCATCGTGCTGCCGTTCTGGTCCAATGCGCTGGTGCGCATCTTCTCCTGGACCATGGTGCTGCGCTCCAACGGGATCATCGATCTCGGCGTGCAATCGATCTTTCCCGGCGCGCCGACCGTGGACCTGCTGTTCACCTATCCCGCCGTCGTCATCGGCCTGGTGCATTCCTATCTCCCCTACATGATTCTCACCTGCTATATCGCGCTGCAGGCGATCGATGACAGCCTGATCGAAGCCGGCCGGTCGCTGGGGGCCAGCAAGCTCACCACCTTCCGCCGCGTCGTCCTGCCGCTGAGCCTGCCCGGTATCATCTCGGGGTCAGCCCTCATCTTCGTGCCGGTGATCGGATCGTTCATGGAGCCGCGCATCCTCGGCGGCACCAAGGGGGCCACCCTCGGCATGAACATCGAGGAGCAGTTCACAGTGACCGCCAACTGGCCGCTGGGGGCGGCGCTTTCCTTCATCCTGCTCGCCATCGTGCTCATCATCTTCGGCGTGCTCTATCCATTCTTGCGCAAGCAGGGCGGTGCCGCATGA